The proteins below come from a single Streptomyces spongiicola genomic window:
- a CDS encoding YbaB/EbfC family nucleoid-associated protein has translation MTEPLEKRLERAMAELQAAQEAVARTERELRQASFAVLSSDRAVRATVGPQGELTGIDFLEDKYRAMSPQELAASVLEAANAARLKMNRHVMKAMAPFTEPSSDVPELKGFELDWERIFGPGVLEGDDEPARPDRTAGTWRDALGEDGED, from the coding sequence GTGACGGAACCTCTGGAAAAGCGCCTGGAGCGGGCGATGGCCGAACTCCAGGCTGCCCAGGAGGCGGTCGCACGCACCGAACGGGAGCTGCGGCAGGCGTCGTTCGCCGTACTGTCGTCGGACCGCGCGGTCCGGGCCACGGTGGGCCCGCAGGGGGAGCTGACGGGGATCGATTTCCTGGAGGACAAGTACCGCGCCATGTCCCCCCAGGAGCTCGCCGCCAGTGTCCTGGAGGCGGCGAACGCGGCTCGCCTGAAGATGAATCGCCATGTGATGAAGGCGATGGCCCCGTTCACCGAGCCGAGCAGCGACGTGCCGGAGCTCAAGGGCTTCGAGCTGGACTGGGAGCGCATCTTCGGCCCCGGGGTACTCGAGGGCGACGACGAACCGGCCCGCCCCGACCGGACCGCCGGCACCTGGCGCGACGCACTCGGCGAGGACGGGGAGGACTGA
- a CDS encoding AAWKG family protein (Members of this family are unrelated to eukaryotic Tcp10, although some members contain a repetitive region similar to a C-terminal repeat region of Tcp10.) produces the protein MVDRYDPNSADHVGRYDGAGGASTDVWGGLVTHLTGYPVPDRSTVFDTLRSDNGGRLFRGDIKERGLRDLVEDPSGFLRDAGQDYDIWFLDSGEPFKIMQARIVFEGRVKTENGDILFADPGSDNVESAQVREGNEFKDAHGDQFSTIPLSRYMNGPRTALIALRNGSTQGVGFSNLGVPDADAVNLDSFDTTSDSFDFAAKFFRDTAKVLTDWEERFGRDDASWQGESAEIFRSLLRKIRENYDNYNESFDSTPGSGDDIGTGRTVYSRALSLARRYLEGTADDLLDAWFTWAKSPFYDPHQVLRYVLDELGRWVYENNITKTDIYGERDYDVPRYSRIGARPQPGFSQVHPEYGDLADWANWAKVGDKAVSIWTQGVDEWLGKPAARIQAQLNNRFIDLGPDFTGNLPQPKSTTGVGEEYQAKQLEEQQEEYERQQQEQREYQDQLRQEQEEQRQEQLRYQDELRQEQEQQREEDQAYQEELRQEQEQQLQEDRAYQEELRRQQEQQLEEDRAAVEENLGSLGDPNAVGEQLLDGLDGIPNPGDVVTESPGGLGDLGDLGDLNGASPDSGGEQLSADILSPLPQALGGPGMLSTGTGGSVRNPTGGTTRLDGGTVAVDFPDGSHTAFDPDTGLLTTTQPDGTTQTTDLTHGATITNPDGSTTTLDNGLLTTTYPDGTTQTIDPTTGQTTTTQPDGTTTTTNLGTLTDLIGDPGSLNTPTGGHISVDDGDFTTTYPDGSHTAFDPDTGLLTTTQPDGTTQTTDLTHGATITNPDGSTTTLDNGLLTTTYPDGTTQTIDPTTGQTTTTQPDGTTTTANLGNLTDLIGDPGILNTPTGGHISVDDGDFTTTYPDGSHTAFDPDTGLLTTTQPDGTTQTTDLTHGATITNPDGSTTTLDNGLLTTTYPDGTTQTIDPTTGQTTTTQPDGTTTTTNLGTLTDLIPDLTTGDRWSDSSFLSRELGSMGGAASSVGDVPLSVPGPGTGMSPTETGALLPSGVGPLPSHTVDATEASPLSGVSQPMVDPLATGTGTGTGTGTSGMPMGGMPMGGMPMGGMGQGGEKGNGERVRAVLMDSLEESERRNRRRRGPWNGKADEDTFLAPATRVSTASGGSRQEDTEPGGSTTRSTGSAGYLEEDADVWGTEEGGTPAVIGR, from the coding sequence GTGGTCGATCGGTACGATCCCAACTCCGCGGACCACGTCGGCAGATACGACGGCGCAGGCGGCGCCTCGACCGACGTCTGGGGCGGTCTGGTCACCCACCTCACCGGGTATCCGGTCCCTGACCGCAGCACCGTCTTCGACACCCTCCGCTCGGACAACGGCGGCAGGCTGTTCCGGGGCGACATCAAGGAACGCGGGCTGAGGGATCTGGTCGAAGACCCCTCCGGCTTCCTGAGGGACGCCGGCCAGGACTACGACATCTGGTTCCTGGACAGCGGCGAGCCGTTCAAGATCATGCAGGCGCGGATCGTTTTCGAGGGCCGTGTCAAGACGGAGAACGGCGACATCCTCTTCGCGGACCCGGGCTCCGACAACGTCGAGAGCGCGCAGGTACGCGAGGGCAACGAGTTCAAGGACGCGCACGGCGACCAGTTCAGCACCATCCCGCTCAGCCGGTATATGAACGGGCCGCGGACGGCGCTCATCGCCCTGCGCAACGGCAGCACGCAGGGAGTCGGCTTCAGCAACCTCGGCGTGCCCGACGCCGACGCCGTGAACCTGGACTCCTTCGACACCACGTCGGACTCCTTCGACTTCGCCGCCAAGTTCTTCAGGGACACCGCGAAGGTGCTCACGGACTGGGAGGAACGCTTCGGACGGGACGACGCGAGCTGGCAGGGCGAGTCCGCGGAGATCTTCCGCAGCCTGCTGCGGAAGATCAGGGAGAACTACGACAACTACAACGAGTCCTTCGACTCCACACCCGGGTCGGGCGACGACATCGGTACCGGACGCACGGTGTACTCGCGGGCCCTGTCCCTGGCCCGCCGGTATCTGGAGGGCACGGCCGACGATCTACTGGACGCCTGGTTCACGTGGGCGAAATCCCCGTTCTACGACCCGCACCAGGTTCTGCGCTACGTACTGGACGAACTCGGCCGGTGGGTCTACGAGAACAACATCACCAAGACGGACATCTACGGGGAGAGAGACTACGACGTACCCCGTTACAGCAGGATCGGCGCCAGGCCGCAGCCCGGCTTCTCCCAGGTGCACCCCGAGTACGGCGATCTCGCCGACTGGGCGAACTGGGCGAAGGTCGGCGACAAGGCCGTCAGCATCTGGACCCAGGGAGTCGACGAGTGGCTGGGCAAGCCCGCCGCCCGGATCCAGGCGCAGCTGAACAACCGCTTCATCGACCTGGGCCCGGACTTCACCGGCAACCTGCCCCAGCCGAAATCCACCACCGGGGTCGGGGAGGAGTACCAGGCGAAGCAGCTCGAGGAGCAGCAGGAGGAGTACGAGCGCCAGCAGCAGGAGCAGCGTGAGTACCAGGATCAACTCCGCCAGGAACAGGAAGAGCAGCGCCAAGAACAGCTCCGGTACCAGGACGAGCTGCGCCAGGAACAGGAGCAGCAACGTGAGGAAGACCAGGCGTACCAGGAGGAGCTGCGCCAGGAACAGGAGCAGCAGCTCCAGGAAGACCGTGCGTACCAGGAGGAGCTGCGCCGGCAGCAGGAACAGCAACTCGAGGAAGACCGCGCGGCGGTGGAGGAGAACCTCGGCAGCCTCGGCGATCCGAACGCGGTCGGCGAGCAGCTTCTCGACGGCCTCGACGGGATACCGAACCCCGGCGACGTCGTCACCGAGTCCCCCGGCGGGCTCGGCGACCTCGGCGACCTCGGCGACCTGAACGGCGCATCTCCCGACAGCGGCGGTGAGCAACTGTCCGCGGACATCCTGTCCCCGCTCCCCCAGGCCCTCGGCGGCCCGGGCATGCTCAGTACCGGGACGGGCGGGTCCGTCCGAAACCCGACCGGGGGTACGACCCGGCTGGACGGCGGAACGGTCGCCGTCGACTTCCCGGACGGCAGCCACACCGCCTTCGACCCGGACACCGGCCTCCTCACCACCACCCAACCCGACGGAACCACCCAGACCACCGACCTCACCCACGGCGCAACCATCACCAACCCCGACGGCTCCACCACCACCCTCGACAACGGCCTCCTCACCACCACCTACCCCGACGGAACCACCCAGACCATCGACCCCACCACCGGCCAGACCACCACCACCCAACCCGACGGAACCACCACCACAACCAACCTCGGCACCCTCACCGACCTCATCGGAGACCCGGGCAGCCTGAACACCCCCACCGGCGGCCACATCTCGGTCGACGACGGCGACTTCACCACCACCTACCCCGACGGCAGCCACACCGCCTTCGACCCCGACACCGGCCTCCTCACCACCACCCAACCCGACGGAACCACCCAGACCACCGACCTCACCCACGGCGCAACCATCACCAACCCCGACGGCTCCACCACCACCCTCGACAACGGCCTCCTCACCACCACCTACCCCGACGGAACCACCCAGACCATCGACCCCACCACCGGCCAGACCACCACCACCCAACCCGACGGAACCACCACCACAGCCAACCTCGGAAACCTCACCGACCTCATCGGAGACCCGGGCATCCTCAACACCCCCACCGGCGGCCACATCTCGGTCGACGACGGCGACTTCACCACCACCTACCCCGACGGCAGCCACACCGCCTTCGACCCGGACACCGGCCTCCTCACCACCACCCAACCCGACGGAACCACCCAGACCACCGACCTCACCCACGGCGCAACCATCACCAACCCCGACGGCTCCACCACCACCCTCGACAACGGCCTCCTCACCACCACCTACCCCGACGGAACCACCCAGACCATCGACCCCACCACCGGCCAGACCACCACCACCCAACCCGACGGAACCACCACCACAACCAACCTCGGCACCCTCACCGACCTCATCCCAGACCTGACCACCGGCGACCGCTGGAGCGACAGTTCGTTCCTCTCCCGGGAACTGGGTTCAATGGGCGGGGCCGCCTCCTCCGTGGGGGACGTGCCGCTGTCCGTGCCGGGGCCCGGCACAGGCATGAGTCCCACGGAGACCGGAGCCCTTCTGCCGTCCGGGGTGGGGCCCCTTCCTTCCCACACCGTCGATGCGACCGAGGCCTCCCCGCTGTCGGGCGTCTCCCAGCCCATGGTCGACCCACTCGCCACCGGCACCGGCACCGGCACCGGCACCGGCACGTCGGGTATGCCCATGGGGGGCATGCCGATGGGAGGAATGCCCATGGGAGGCATGGGCCAGGGCGGTGAGAAGGGCAACGGCGAACGGGTGCGCGCCGTGCTGATGGACTCGCTTGAGGAGAGCGAGCGCCGCAACCGCCGGCGACGCGGCCCCTGGAACGGCAAAGCAGACGAGGACACCTTCCTGGCCCCGGCAACGCGGGTTTCGACCGCCAGCGGCGGCTCCCGCCAGGAGGACACGGAGCCGGGCGGCAGCACCACCCGCTCCACCGGCTCCGCCGGCTATCTGGAGGAGGACGCCGACGTCTGGGGCACCGAAGAGGGCGGAACTCCCGCCGTGATCGGTCGGTGA
- a CDS encoding type VII secretion system-associated protein, with protein sequence MAQGEADVRHFDLKQMERFRDGEVQPVHAAAKKHHTEGVEGIRPLGHLLDGHITAENLDQKQQILHIGRMVIEDLVSGPKLIEDVRTAAEALDKLLGDQVDLFKELMAALTETIEKAAETKENNLDAIDAQTLLQTLEDVDALLTGAPDDTPRT encoded by the coding sequence ATGGCCCAGGGAGAGGCCGACGTCAGGCATTTCGACCTCAAGCAGATGGAGCGCTTCCGGGACGGCGAGGTGCAACCGGTGCACGCCGCCGCGAAGAAGCACCACACGGAGGGCGTCGAGGGCATCCGTCCACTCGGCCATCTGCTGGACGGCCACATCACCGCGGAGAACCTGGACCAGAAGCAGCAGATCCTGCACATCGGCAGGATGGTCATCGAGGACCTCGTCTCGGGCCCCAAGCTGATCGAGGACGTCCGCACCGCGGCCGAAGCCCTCGACAAGCTGCTGGGCGACCAGGTGGACCTCTTCAAGGAGCTGATGGCGGCGCTCACCGAGACCATCGAGAAGGCCGCCGAGACCAAGGAGAACAACCTGGACGCGATCGACGCGCAAACGCTGCTCCAGACGCTGGAGGACGTCGACGCGCTCCTCACCGGCGCACCGGACGACACCCCCCGAACCTGA
- a CDS encoding WXG100 family type VII secretion target codes for MADGIIDVQYAKVRHAIEELKDQTQTIIATLNSLEDQLKPLIASWEGADQEMYRQVQAEWNQATRTMAALLGDNSRLVQSIHDNHARDEHMSADNWGSVRPR; via the coding sequence ATGGCCGACGGCATCATCGATGTCCAGTACGCCAAGGTCCGCCACGCCATCGAGGAGTTGAAGGACCAGACCCAGACGATCATCGCCACGCTCAACAGCCTCGAGGACCAGCTGAAGCCGCTCATCGCCTCCTGGGAGGGCGCGGACCAGGAGATGTACCGCCAGGTGCAGGCCGAGTGGAACCAGGCCACCAGGACCATGGCCGCGCTCCTCGGCGACAACAGCCGGCTGGTCCAGAGCATCCACGACAACCACGCCCGGGACGAGCACATGAGCGCCGACAACTGGGGCAGTGTGCGGCCGCGTTAG
- the eccB gene encoding type VII secretion protein EccB, translated as MQSKRDQVHAHGFMMGRLSSGLLTADPDAPESPLGRTTRGTVFGVLATLLIGAGATVYGLLNPGGNDGWRDGKHLVVNRDTGARYLWTGTDGVLHPVRNYVSARLVGGSDLATEDVRTASLRDVPVGSAIGVPGAPDALPEPGRLDGGAWHMCVTGPEGALPDTSGPAAGTGVDEPGTTTLVAGAPLESRGVGGDRAVLVRGPNGAEYLVWRGSRLPLDEDSDARNALGYGSRQPIAVSAAFLDALAPGPALEPPPVPGRGGRGPALGGQASRIGQLFEVRVPGGDSTYHLLREDGLVPLTRLGAALVLGDPATQKHAYRGRSPEVRAVGADALREHGVADTGAAKSPELPDEPPVPQSVPRGTALCAQVDGDDGGATIGTVLAPLTGLAPLAVPEGTPGPMEPACAPVDATVVRPGRGALVRALHASGSAHAATTYLVAENGVKYRVSAKESLEALGYGAGDIASVPAPLLAALPTGADLDRAAATGAAEPRVTAPDCRAAGPPEKSGTVGGTAGSGASGASGAARNTAQD; from the coding sequence GTGCAGTCCAAGCGCGACCAGGTGCACGCCCACGGATTCATGATGGGCAGGCTCAGTTCGGGCCTGCTGACGGCCGACCCGGACGCCCCGGAGAGCCCGCTCGGGCGCACCACCCGAGGCACGGTCTTCGGCGTGCTGGCCACCCTGCTGATCGGCGCGGGCGCCACCGTCTACGGCCTGCTGAACCCCGGCGGGAACGACGGCTGGCGGGACGGGAAGCATCTGGTGGTCAACCGCGACACCGGCGCCCGGTACCTGTGGACCGGCACCGACGGCGTACTCCACCCGGTGCGCAACTACGTCTCGGCGCGGCTGGTCGGCGGCTCCGACCTGGCCACCGAGGACGTCCGCACCGCCTCGCTGCGGGACGTCCCGGTGGGCTCCGCGATCGGCGTCCCCGGCGCCCCGGACGCCCTGCCCGAACCGGGCCGACTCGACGGCGGGGCGTGGCACATGTGCGTCACGGGCCCCGAGGGCGCGCTGCCCGACACCTCGGGCCCCGCGGCCGGCACCGGAGTGGACGAGCCGGGAACCACCACCCTGGTGGCCGGGGCGCCACTGGAGTCCCGGGGCGTCGGCGGCGACCGGGCCGTGCTGGTGCGCGGCCCGAACGGTGCCGAGTACCTGGTGTGGCGGGGCAGCAGGCTGCCGCTGGACGAGGACTCCGACGCCCGCAACGCCCTGGGCTACGGCTCCCGGCAGCCGATAGCGGTCTCCGCGGCCTTCCTCGACGCGCTGGCACCCGGCCCCGCCCTGGAGCCTCCCCCGGTCCCGGGGCGAGGTGGGCGGGGCCCCGCGCTCGGCGGCCAAGCCAGCCGGATCGGCCAGCTGTTCGAGGTACGTGTGCCCGGCGGCGACAGCACGTACCACCTGCTGCGCGAGGACGGCCTGGTGCCGCTGACCCGGCTCGGCGCAGCCCTGGTGCTGGGCGACCCCGCCACCCAGAAGCACGCCTACCGGGGCCGGTCACCCGAGGTCCGCGCGGTCGGCGCGGACGCGCTGCGCGAGCACGGGGTGGCGGACACTGGCGCCGCCAAGTCCCCCGAACTGCCGGACGAACCGCCGGTACCGCAGTCCGTGCCGCGCGGCACCGCGCTCTGCGCGCAGGTGGACGGCGACGACGGCGGCGCGACGATCGGCACGGTGCTGGCCCCGCTGACCGGGCTCGCCCCGCTCGCGGTGCCGGAGGGCACCCCGGGGCCGATGGAGCCGGCCTGCGCGCCGGTGGACGCCACGGTGGTGCGGCCCGGCCGCGGAGCCCTGGTCCGCGCCCTGCACGCGAGCGGCTCCGCGCACGCCGCGACCACCTACCTGGTGGCGGAGAACGGCGTGAAGTACCGGGTCTCCGCCAAGGAATCGCTGGAGGCCCTCGGCTACGGAGCCGGGGACATCGCCTCCGTCCCGGCTCCGCTGCTGGCCGCCCTCCCGACCGGCGCGGACCTGGACCGGGCCGCAGCGACCGGCGCCGCTGAGCCCAGGGTCACCGCTCCCGACTGCCGGGCCGCCGGGCCGCCGGAGAAGAGCGGGACCGTGGGCGGGACGGCCGGGTCGGGAGCGTCGGGGGCGTCGGGCGCGGCGCGCAACACCGCGCAGGACTGA
- the eccD gene encoding type VII secretion integral membrane protein EccD — protein sequence MTDSAVAGLCRLTVRAPNMSVDLAVPADVPVADLLPTLLRYVGEEAEESGLDHAGWVLQRLGDPPLDEEATLTGAGLFDGAVLYLRPHTEALPEARLDDLVDGIAETAGNRLRTWSPGASRGLLVGTAAAAAVTAVALVAGPWAAGSGSFRAGCAALAGLLLLAGAGSASRAVGERLSATALGLLVAPCLALAGWLLPGGDPLGPDAARVVGARLVAAGAAGAGGAVLALAATAVGGPALLATAVVSAAAAVTGALIGYCGLAAPAASALVATVIVLTAGTVAPLAFKLAGMRMPPLPSSAGQLQEGIEPYAGEEVAERTELAGRWVTALFSATGTVGAAALVVLTADPDLPEVLTALALSLLLLLHSRGLVHIGQRMSLAVPGVWGLLLLSRAWAAHGHGEGRVAVFAVLLAAAAGLVIAAWTVPGRRLLPYWGRAAELAHTGFAVALLPLALWVAGLFGWLRGLFG from the coding sequence ATGACCGACAGCGCGGTGGCCGGTCTGTGCCGCCTGACCGTACGTGCGCCGAACATGTCGGTCGACCTGGCCGTCCCCGCCGACGTACCGGTCGCCGATCTCCTGCCCACGCTGCTGCGCTACGTCGGCGAGGAGGCCGAGGAGTCCGGACTCGACCATGCCGGCTGGGTGCTGCAACGGCTGGGCGACCCGCCGCTCGACGAGGAGGCCACCCTCACCGGTGCCGGGCTCTTCGACGGCGCCGTGCTCTATCTGCGGCCGCACACCGAGGCTCTGCCCGAGGCACGGCTCGACGACCTGGTGGACGGGATAGCCGAAACCGCGGGCAACCGGCTGCGTACCTGGAGCCCCGGGGCATCCCGCGGGCTCCTGGTGGGCACCGCGGCCGCGGCCGCGGTGACCGCCGTCGCGCTGGTGGCCGGACCCTGGGCGGCTGGTTCCGGCTCCTTCCGGGCCGGCTGCGCGGCCCTGGCCGGGCTGCTGCTGCTGGCGGGCGCGGGCTCGGCCAGCAGGGCGGTCGGCGAGCGCCTCTCCGCGACGGCGCTCGGTCTGCTGGTGGCGCCCTGCCTGGCACTGGCCGGCTGGCTGCTGCCGGGCGGTGACCCGCTCGGCCCGGACGCGGCGCGGGTGGTGGGCGCCCGACTGGTCGCGGCGGGCGCGGCCGGGGCGGGTGGCGCGGTCCTCGCGCTGGCCGCCACGGCGGTCGGCGGCCCGGCCCTGCTGGCCACCGCGGTGGTCTCGGCGGCGGCTGCGGTCACCGGGGCCCTGATCGGCTACTGCGGCCTGGCCGCACCGGCGGCGTCCGCGCTGGTGGCGACGGTGATCGTGCTCACCGCCGGCACGGTCGCACCGCTCGCCTTCAAACTGGCCGGGATGCGGATGCCTCCGCTGCCGTCCTCGGCGGGCCAGCTCCAGGAGGGGATCGAGCCGTACGCGGGCGAGGAGGTCGCCGAGCGCACCGAGCTGGCGGGGCGCTGGGTGACCGCGCTGTTCTCCGCCACCGGCACCGTCGGTGCGGCCGCCCTGGTCGTCCTCACAGCGGACCCGGACCTTCCCGAGGTGCTGACCGCCCTCGCTCTGAGTCTGCTGCTGCTCCTGCACAGCCGCGGCCTGGTGCACATCGGGCAGCGGATGTCGCTGGCCGTACCCGGCGTCTGGGGGCTGCTGCTGCTCTCCCGCGCCTGGGCCGCGCACGGCCACGGAGAGGGGCGGGTGGCGGTGTTCGCGGTGCTGCTCGCCGCCGCGGCCGGGCTGGTGATCGCCGCCTGGACGGTACCCGGCCGGCGGCTGCTGCCGTACTGGGGCCGTGCGGCGGAGTTGGCGCACACCGGCTTCGCCGTGGCGCTGCTGCCGCTCGCCCTGTGGGTGGCGGGTCTCTTCGGCTGGCTGCGCGGCCTCTTCGGCTGA